In the Malus domestica chromosome 16, GDT2T_hap1 genome, one interval contains:
- the LOC103416858 gene encoding putative calcium-transporting ATPase 13, plasma membrane-type — protein MSTTLHAKLGCIEIRLLFDVQKSTLSKHQRNWRSAFAKIYCSRAFNLSQPKYKNTKISRSTSYAAITVDSSDSLFHFDQTTLTNLVKQKNLNQLQELGGVEEIASALKTDAEHGFHSGDDPADDIAKRLKAFGSNTYKQPPTKGFFHFVLEAFKDLTILILLGCAALSLALGIKVHGLKEGWIDGGSIFLAIILVISVSAVSNFRQNRQFDKLSKVSDNVQIEAVRGGRRQQISIFEIVVGDVICLKIGDQVPADGLFLDGHSLQVDESSMTGESDHVEISHHQNPFLFSGTKVVDGYARMLVTSVGMNTTWGEMMSQISRDNGEETPLQARLNKLTSSIGKVGLVVAFLVLIVLMVRYFTGNTEDENGNQEYNGSKTKVDDILNAVVGIVAAAVTIVVVAIPEGLPLAVTLTLAYSMKRMMADKAMVRKLSACETMGSATVICTDKTGTLTMNEMKVTKFWLGEEPVEEEAYSSISPFVCNLIHEGVALNTTGSVFRPNSGSKIEISGSPTEKAILSWAVHVAKMDMQKVVKSCNTLYVEAFNSQKKRSGVLMKRKADDYMQAHWKGAPEMVLAMCTSYYNASGVLKDMDENSKLKFEQIIQGMAASSLRCIAFAYKEIEVKEQVDQEHKNLLKENGLTLLGLVGLKDPCRPGVKKAVEDCQRAGVNVKMITGDNVFTAKAIATECGILKPDQDMFFSGAVIEGVQFRNYTPEERMEKVDKICVMARSSPFDKLLMVQCLKQLGHVVAVTGDGTNDAPALKEADIGLSMGIQGTEVAKECSDIVIMDDNFSSVATVLRWGRCVYENIQKFIQFQLTVNVAALVINFVAAISAGEVPLTAVQLLWVNLIMDTLGALALATEKPTKELMKKKPVGRTEPLITNIMWRNLLPQAVYQIAILLTLQFKGKSIFGVEDKVKDTLIFNTFVLCQVFNEFNARKLEKKNVFRGIHTNKLFMGIIGVTILLQVVMVEYLKKFADTERLNWGQWGACVGIAAVSWPIGWVVKSIPIPETPIFSYLKWKKSKKNSI, from the coding sequence ATGTCTACCACCCTGCATGCAAAACTGGGTTGCATTGAAATCAGGCTGCTTTTCGATGTTCAGAAAAGCACTCTTAGCAAACACCAAAGAAATTGGCGTTCGGCTTTTGCCAAAATCTACTGCTCCAGAGCCTTCAACCTTTCTCaaccaaaatacaaaaacaccAAAATATCTCGATCAACTTCTTATGCCGCCATTACTGTTGATTCATCAGATAGCTTATTCCATTTTGATCAAACTACCCTCACTAACCTTGTCAAGCAGAAAAATCTCAACCAGCTTCAGGAGCTGGGAGGGGTTGAAGAAATTGCCTCCGCTCTCAAAACAGACGCAGAGCACGGATTCCATAGTGGCGATGATCCCGCAGACGACATTGCGAAAAGACTCAAGGCATTTGGCTCGAACACGTACAAGCAGCCACCAACAAAAGGGTTCTTCCACTTTGTGTTGGAGGCCTTCAAAGACCTCACAATTCTCATCCTCTTAGGCTGCGCTGCGCTTTCTCTCGCCTTGGGAATCAAAGTGCACGGCCTAAAAGAAGGATGGATCGATGGCGGAAGTATATTTCTCGCAATCATTCTGGTAATTTCTGTATCTGCTGTGAGTAATTTTAGACAGAATAGACAATTTGATAAGTTGTCCAAAGTCAGCGATAATGTCCAAATCGAAGCTGTGAGAGGCGGCAGGCGCCAGCAGATTTCAATATTCGAAATAGTAGTTGGTGATGTCATTTGTTTAAAGATCGGAGACCAAGTTCCGGCCGATGGATTGTTTCTAGACGGCCATTCGTTACAAGTAGACGAATCGAGCATGACAGGGGAGAGTGATCATGTCGAAATTAGTCACCACCAGAATCCTTTCTTGTTTTCTGGCACAAAAGTGGTTGATGGCTACGCTCGGATGCTTGTAACCTCTGTTGGAATGAACACGACATGGGGCGAAATGATGAGCCAAATCAGCCGCGACAATGGTGAAGAGACGCCTCTGCAAGCTCGGCTCAACAAGCTAACGTCATCGATTGGTAAAGTTGGTTTAGTAGTTGCATTTTTAGTCCTGATTGTCTTGATGGTTAGGTACTTCACTGGAAATACAGAGGACGAGAATGGAAACCAAGAGTATAATGGCAGCAAGACTAAAGTTGACGATATATTAAACGCGGTCGTAGGGATTGTCGCGGCTGCGGTTACAATTGTTGTGGTGGCAATTCCGGAAGGCCTGCCTCTGGCTGTGACTCTAACGCTTGCGTATTCGATGAAGAGAATGATGGCAGATAAGGCGATGGTGAGGAAGCTCTCTGCTTGTGAGACGATGGGGTCTGCCACCGTCATTTGTACCGACAAAACAGGCACTCTCACCATGAATGAAATGAAGGTGACCAAGTTTTGGCTTGGCGAGGAACCCGTGGAAGAAGAGGCGTATTCATCTATATCTCCTTTTGTTTGTAATTTGATTCATGAAGGGGTTGCTCTGAACACAACCGGGAGTGTGTTCAGGCCTAATTCGGGTTCGAAAATTGAAATCTCGGGGAGTCCTACTGAGAAGGCGATTCTTTCATGGGCGGTGCATGTGGCTAAGATGGATATGCAGAAAGTGGTGAAGAGTTGTAACACTCTTTATGTCGAGGCCTTCAATTCGCAGAAGAAACGGAGTGGGGTTTTGATGAAGCGGAAGGCGGACGATTATATGCAAGCACATTGGAAAGGAGCTCCAGAGATGGTATTAGCAATGTGCACAAGTTACTACAATGCATCTGGAGTTCTTAAAGATATGGATGAGAACTCGAAATTGAAATTCGAGCAGATTATCCAAGGTATGGCGGCGAGCAGCCTGAGATGCATTGCTTTTGCATACAAAGAAATTGAGGTAAAAGAGCAAGTGgatcaagaacataaaaatttgCTAAAAGAAAATGGATTGACACTATTAGGCCTTGTTGGGTTAAAAGATCCATGCCGCCCAGGGGTGAAGAAAGCTGTTGAAGACTGTCAACGTGCAGGGGTGAATGTTAAAATGATCACAGGCGACAATGTGTTCACTGCTAAGGCAATAGCCACAGAATGCGGGATACTCAAGCCTGATCAGGACATGTTCTTCAGCGGTGCGGTGATTGAAGGCGTGCAATTTCGCAATTACACACCCGAAGAACGAATGGAGAAGGTGGACAAAATCTGTGTGATGGCAAGGTCCTCCCCATTTGACAAGCTTCTCATGGTGCAGTGCTTGAAACAGCTAGGCCATGTGGTGGCAGTGACGGGGGATGGCACGAACGATGCGCCCGCATTGAAAGAAGCTGACATCGGACTTTCCATGGGTATTCAAGGCACAGAAGTTGCGAAAGAATGCTCGGATATCGTGATCATGGACGACAACTTTTCGTCGGTGGCCACGGTTTTAAGGTGGGGAAGATGTGTTTACGAAAACATCCAGAAGTTCATCCAATTCCAACTCACCGTCAATGTCGCAGCGCTGGTGATCAACTTTGTGGCGGCAATTTCCGCCGGTGAAGTCCCGTTAACAGCTGTTCAGTTACTGTGGGTGAATTTGATCATGGACACACTAGGTGCTCTGGCTCTCGCCACAGAGAAGCCAACGAAGGAGCTCATGAAGAAAAAGCCGGTTGGGAGGACAGAGCCTCTGATCACCAACATAATGTGGAGGAACCTCCTGCCTCAAGCAGTCTACCAGATTGCAATCCTCCTAACATTGCAGTTCAAAGGAAAATCGATCTTCGGCGTGGAGGACAAGGTGAAGGACACATTGATCTTCAACACATTTGTGTTGTGCCAGGTGTTCAATGAGTTCAATGCTAGGAAGCTTGAGAAGAAGAATGTGTTCAGAGGAATCCACACCAACAAGTTGTTTATGGGGATTATTGGCGTCACTATTTTGCtgcaggtggtgatggtggagtaTTTGAAGAAGTTTGCAGATACAGAAAGGTTGAATTGGGGGCAGTGGGGTGCTTGTGTTGGTATTGCAGCAGTCTCTTGGCCAATTGGTTGGGTTGTCAAGTCTATTCCTATTCCTGAGACACCTATTTTCAGCTATCTCAAGTGGAAGAAGTCGAAGAAGAACTCTATTTGA
- the LOC103403953 gene encoding ATP sulfurylase 1, chloroplastic, protein MASMATLFVKTPYPSHSFPKTSTTHFFPALKLSTHLGSKPRTPQRLRISNGLIEPDGGKLVELFVHESKKGETKKEAAALPRIKLSRIDLQWVHVISEGWSSPLRGFMRESEFLQTLHFNSLRLDDGSVVNMSVPIVLAIDDAQKRRICESTRVALVDSDDNLIAILKDIEIYKHHKEERIARTWGTTAPGLPYVDQAITNAGNWLIGGDLEVLEPIKYNDGLDRFRLSPAQLREEFTKRNADAVFAFQLRNPVHNGHALLMTDTRRRLLEMGYKNPILLLHPLGGYTKADDVPLSWRMKQHEKVLEDGVLDPETTVVSIFPSPMHYAGPTEVQWHAKARINAGADFYIVGRDPAGMGHPTEKRDLYDADHGKKVLSMAPGLERLNILPFKVAAYDKTQGKMAFFDPSRPQDFLFISGTKMRTLARNKENPPEGFMCPSGWEVLVDYYDSLAPADNGKVPEAVPA, encoded by the exons ATGGCGTCCATGGCCACCCTTTTCGTCAAAACCCCCTACCCCTCTCACTCTTTCCCCAAAACTTCAACTACCCATTTCTTCCCGGCCCTCAAGCTCTCAACCCATCTCGGGTCCAAGCCCAGGACCCCCCAGAGGCTCCGAATTTCAAACGGGTTGATCGAGCCGGACGGCGGGAAGCTCGTCGAGCTCTTCGTCCATGAGTCGAAGAAGGGCGAGACGAAGAAAGAGGCGGCGGCGCTGCCCAGGATCAAGCTTTCAAGGATCGACCTCCAATGGGTTCACGTGATCAGCGAAGGCTGGTCGAGCCCTCTCCGCGGATTCATGAGAGAATCCGAGTTCCTCCAAACTCTTCATTTCAATTCACTCCGACTCGATGACGGGTCGGTAGTGAATATGTCCGTGCCGATCGTTCTGGCCATCGACGACGCGCAGAAACGCCGGATCTGCGAATCGACCAGAGTCGCGCTTGTCGACTCGGATGATAATCTGATCGCTATTTTGAAAGA CATTGAGATCTATAAGCACCATAAAGAAGAACGGATTGCCCGCACTTGGGGAACAACTGCCCCTGGTTTACCTTATGTTGATCAAGCCATAACCAATGCAGGAAATTGGCTGATTGGAGGTGACCTAGAGGTTCTAGAACCTATAAAGTACAATGATGGCCTTGATCGCTTCCGATTGTCTCCTGCACAACTCCGTGAAGAATTCACAAAGCGCAATGCTGACGCTGTATTTGCGTTTCAGCTGCGAAATCCTGTCCACAATGGACATGCTTTGTTGATGACTGATACCCGTCGTCGGCTTCTTGAGATGGGCTACAAGAACCCCATTCTGTTGCTCCATCCATTAGGAGGCTATACAAAGGCAGATGACGTTCCACTTAGTTGGCGAATGAAACAACATGAGAAG GTTCTTGAGGATGGTGTCCTTGATCCCGAGACGACTGTTGTTTCCATTTTTCCCTCTCCCATGCACTATGCTGGCCCAACTGAGGTGCAGTGGCATGCAAAGGCTAGGATCAATGCAGGGGCCGACTTTTACATTGTTGGTCGGGATCCTGCAGGTATGGGTCATCCAACTGAGAAGAGAGATCTGTATGATGCCGATCATGGCAAGAAAGTATTAAGCATGGCACCTGGACTGGAGCGACTTAACATCCTTCCCTTCAAG GTTGCTGCTTATGATAAAACTCAAGGCAAAATGGCATTTTTTGATCCCTCGAGGCCTCAGGACTTCCTTTTCATATCTGGCACAAAg ATGCGAACACTTGCAAGGAACAAAGAGAACCCTCCCGAAGGATTCATGTGCCCTAGTGGCTGGGAGGTGCTAGTTGACTACTATGACAGTTTGGCTCCTGCGGACAATGGTAAAGTCCCAGAAGCTGTTCCAGCCTAG